One stretch of Spirochaeta lutea DNA includes these proteins:
- a CDS encoding GrpB family protein, with protein MVNAHDKELSQLSLAELWQLFPIILEEYNPEYPRWYEDESRALTAGLDQAGLGKALARMNHVGSTAIPGLVSKPTVDILLEVHQNPGRISEETHFQGNGHQQPGCIGLDRFRPALESLGWTLMSEQRDNPVQPGDEKNRGEGTEESGGNAPGEGEAPGDARGNPSGSDTGPRMVFNKGYTPQGYAPRVFHLHLRYLGDWNELYFRDYLRVHPDIARRYGDLKRSLLAEFRHNRDGYTEAKTEFIQTHTRRALEEYSGRYSSPGLYLNK; from the coding sequence ATGGTTAATGCGCATGACAAGGAACTTTCTCAATTAAGTTTGGCCGAGCTTTGGCAGCTGTTTCCTATTATTCTGGAAGAGTATAATCCTGAATATCCCCGGTGGTATGAGGATGAATCCCGGGCTCTCACAGCCGGTCTGGACCAGGCGGGTTTAGGTAAGGCCCTGGCCCGGATGAACCATGTGGGGAGTACCGCGATTCCGGGTCTGGTATCTAAACCCACTGTGGACATCCTCCTAGAGGTTCATCAAAATCCGGGGAGGATTTCCGAGGAAACCCATTTCCAGGGGAATGGCCACCAACAGCCCGGCTGTATCGGATTGGACCGGTTCCGCCCGGCCTTGGAGTCCTTAGGATGGACCCTCATGTCTGAACAGCGGGATAATCCGGTGCAGCCTGGGGATGAGAAAAACCGAGGAGAAGGAACTGAAGAATCCGGCGGGAATGCCCCGGGAGAGGGTGAGGCCCCCGGGGATGCCCGGGGAAATCCGTCCGGATCTGATACGGGACCGCGGATGGTCTTCAACAAGGGCTACACTCCCCAGGGGTACGCTCCCCGGGTATTTCACCTCCACCTCCGGTATCTGGGTGATTGGAATGAGTTGTACTTCCGCGATTACCTCAGGGTCCACCCGGATATTGCACGGCGGTACGGTGACCTGAAGAGGAGCCTCCTTGCCGAGTTCAGGCATAACCGAGACGGATATACCGAAGCAAAGACGGAATTTATCCAAACGCACACCCGGCGGGCCCTGGAGGAGTATTCGGGCCGGTACAGTAGTCCGGGGCTCTATCTGAATAAGTAG
- a CDS encoding TetR/AcrR family transcriptional regulator: protein MPSRTRQKTRTAILSAGLELFQNPGYYKTDIRAIARTAGIAIGSFYNYFPDKLHLYLAVYRQEHEKIAERFLLLIRQGIPENPDPRALVLNLLQFQASAHNHSKTFYLESDLLGIAEPEVAQLKNELDSRLLDRLYPVLKPLVRPDISLELGLPILYDLIESTIHSLGEESEDRKGQIITELAAILNSYLFR, encoded by the coding sequence ATGCCAAGCAGGACACGACAAAAAACGAGGACAGCGATTCTATCCGCCGGGTTGGAATTGTTTCAAAACCCCGGATATTACAAAACCGATATCCGTGCCATCGCCAGAACAGCAGGCATCGCCATCGGTTCGTTCTATAATTATTTCCCGGATAAGCTTCACCTGTACCTGGCGGTCTACCGCCAAGAACATGAAAAAATAGCCGAGCGGTTCCTCCTTCTCATTAGGCAAGGAATACCGGAAAATCCGGATCCTCGGGCCCTGGTGCTAAATCTTCTTCAATTTCAAGCCTCTGCCCACAACCATAGCAAAACCTTCTACCTTGAATCCGATCTCCTGGGTATCGCTGAACCTGAGGTCGCTCAACTGAAGAATGAACTGGATAGCCGGCTCCTTGACCGGCTATATCCGGTTCTCAAGCCCCTGGTACGCCCCGATATTTCCCTGGAACTAGGTCTGCCTATCCTGTACGATCTCATCGAATCAACCATTCACTCCCTCGGTGAGGAGTCCGAGGATAGGAAAGGGCAGATCATTACGGAGTTGGCAGCGATACTGAACTCCTACTTATTCAGATAG
- a CDS encoding ABC transporter permease codes for MTVFNLSLRLIKRDIPTMALFIGLFLAISVIVTLSGSDTQIQSFQQTRVPMAFIPQETNPIVDGLRAELNSIAEIVPLSADLDSQLDGLFFGDVSYVLTVPLGFTQSFLDRIQASPLGSQTLDSLAAQVLKPAVPLEKILGPNETRGVYLDMVINRYLNTLAIYRAAMPQEPLVETVRAVREDLRSRSRVTMSPGLVADGSQTTVDSPNPAPAAAEQAQVYFNFQAYSLLAILILGISTNLLVFNNRNIRMRLASSPQPARRINLSLAAANFLFALVCWSIMGIASVIFIPNILQSGRIIPFLINSLVLTFWAASLSFLIAHLAKSRNGINSITNVVALGTSFIAGVFVPHELLGEGVLQVARFTPTFWFVRANGLFAGLPGSQGLGAVLTNPEVIQSVGLQIGFGLAFLAVALVLGKGKQTRAA; via the coding sequence ATGACAGTATTTAACCTTTCTCTGCGGCTTATAAAGCGCGATATTCCCACCATGGCCCTTTTTATCGGCCTGTTTCTGGCTATTTCGGTGATTGTGACCCTTTCAGGTTCGGACACCCAGATTCAGAGTTTTCAGCAAACCCGAGTCCCCATGGCCTTTATACCCCAGGAAACGAACCCGATTGTGGACGGACTCCGGGCTGAATTGAACAGTATTGCCGAGATCGTCCCCCTGTCAGCAGACCTGGACTCCCAATTGGATGGCTTGTTTTTCGGGGATGTGTCCTACGTCCTCACCGTACCCCTGGGATTCACCCAATCCTTTCTAGATCGTATACAAGCATCACCCCTGGGAAGTCAGACCCTGGATTCCCTGGCAGCTCAGGTTTTGAAACCGGCGGTACCCCTGGAAAAAATCCTCGGCCCCAATGAAACCCGGGGCGTTTACCTGGATATGGTCATAAACCGGTACCTCAACACCCTGGCGATCTATCGGGCCGCCATGCCTCAGGAACCTCTTGTGGAGACCGTCCGGGCCGTCCGGGAGGATCTTCGCAGTAGGAGCCGGGTAACCATGAGTCCGGGGCTGGTTGCAGATGGTTCTCAGACGACGGTAGACAGCCCCAATCCGGCTCCGGCGGCTGCCGAACAGGCCCAGGTCTACTTCAACTTCCAGGCCTACTCTCTCCTGGCCATCCTGATTCTCGGGATCAGCACCAATCTTCTGGTGTTTAACAACCGGAATATCCGAATGCGTCTCGCCAGCTCACCCCAACCGGCCCGGAGAATCAACCTGTCCTTGGCGGCTGCAAACTTTCTCTTTGCCCTGGTGTGCTGGTCTATTATGGGAATTGCCAGTGTCATTTTTATACCGAACATCCTACAAAGCGGAAGAATCATACCCTTTCTGATTAATTCCCTGGTGCTCACCTTCTGGGCTGCCAGCCTGAGCTTCCTCATTGCCCATCTGGCGAAGAGCAGAAATGGTATTAACTCCATAACGAATGTGGTGGCATTGGGAACGAGTTTCATAGCCGGGGTATTTGTTCCCCATGAACTCCTCGGAGAGGGAGTACTCCAGGTTGCACGCTTCACCCCCACGTTCTGGTTTGTCCGGGCCAACGGGCTGTTTGCCGGGCTTCCGGGTTCACAGGGGTTGGGCGCGGTGCTGACAAACCCCGAGGTAATTCAGAGTGTAGGGCTCCAGATTGGATTCGGACTGGCCTTCCTGGCAGTGGCTTTGGTTCTTGGGAAGGGAAAACAGACCCGGGCCGCCTAA
- a CDS encoding MBL fold metallo-hydrolase: MNRMVIIGWLAAAGIAVIAFLGWIVIADRRFPKAMPDGIIPVTMDMTTSYLIPLPHGYLLVDTNYPHNYELFKELILQEGVDPKDIRFLLLTHHHDDHAGFVQILVSENPDIQVLIHERSIPLIARGRNNTDNGGAIVNGGVNLLFHLKKAVSPWWDHQFPGFIPRNRDRILRGAEVSLDAHLGIDTAVLSTPGHTDDSVSLLLENRYLFAGDLASNFLNWAGTRYLTIYNEDLAQVYESWVNILNRNVEVILPSHGRPFAPEALKKNLYKSPPENQILYKPY, translated from the coding sequence ATGAACAGGATGGTGATCATCGGCTGGTTGGCAGCAGCCGGTATTGCGGTTATAGCGTTCTTAGGGTGGATCGTGATTGCGGATAGACGGTTCCCCAAGGCGATGCCTGATGGAATTATCCCGGTTACTATGGATATGACTACCTCATACCTCATCCCGTTACCCCATGGGTATTTATTAGTCGATACCAATTATCCCCATAATTATGAGCTATTCAAGGAATTAATCCTCCAAGAGGGTGTGGATCCCAAGGATATTCGGTTTTTGCTGCTAACCCACCATCATGATGACCATGCTGGTTTTGTTCAAATCTTAGTATCGGAAAATCCTGATATCCAGGTTTTGATTCATGAACGGTCTATTCCTCTTATAGCCCGGGGTAGGAATAATACCGACAACGGTGGGGCTATTGTGAATGGAGGTGTGAACCTCCTTTTTCATCTTAAGAAGGCTGTTTCGCCCTGGTGGGATCATCAATTTCCTGGGTTTATACCCCGGAATCGGGATCGTATTCTCCGGGGAGCTGAAGTATCGTTGGACGCACACCTGGGGATTGATACCGCAGTACTGTCGACCCCCGGTCATACGGACGATTCGGTTTCGTTACTACTAGAGAACCGCTATCTTTTCGCCGGTGATTTAGCATCCAATTTCCTCAATTGGGCCGGAACCCGGTACCTTACGATTTATAATGAGGACCTTGCGCAGGTATATGAATCTTGGGTGAACATTCTAAATAGGAATGTTGAAGTAATTTTGCCTTCCCACGGGAGGCCATTTGCCCCGGAGGCGTTAAAAAAGAACCTGTATAAAAGTCCTCCTGAAAATCAGATCCTGTATAAACCCTATTAA
- a CDS encoding Crp/Fnr family transcriptional regulator, which yields MTVPNHEDYDPGCISLVPIFSDLSLQEMGEVAAITQERHVSKGETVYFAGRTEKQLFVIHQGRVKISRISESGKVQVIRVLGPGDFMGELSVLHDMPRTDFAEALQDCTMCVIPGEALKTLMQRFPSIALKALEELSTRVEQLQTRLEQNQHSSPEYRIARAILDLSGGSSTVTLPMTKGDLASQLGMTQETLSRKLSSLQEAGLINQPSPGVIRIIDRSGLEAVI from the coding sequence ATGACCGTACCGAATCATGAGGATTACGACCCGGGATGTATTTCCCTGGTACCGATTTTTTCAGATCTCTCCCTTCAGGAAATGGGAGAGGTGGCAGCCATCACCCAGGAACGCCATGTTTCCAAGGGTGAGACGGTGTATTTTGCCGGAAGAACGGAAAAACAGCTCTTTGTGATCCACCAGGGGCGGGTGAAGATTTCCCGGATCTCCGAATCCGGAAAGGTTCAGGTCATCCGGGTTTTGGGTCCGGGGGATTTCATGGGAGAGCTGAGCGTTCTCCATGATATGCCCCGTACGGATTTTGCCGAGGCTCTCCAGGATTGTACGATGTGCGTCATTCCCGGAGAAGCCTTAAAGACCCTCATGCAGCGCTTCCCTTCCATCGCATTGAAGGCCCTGGAGGAGTTAAGCACCCGGGTGGAGCAGCTTCAGACTCGGCTGGAGCAGAACCAGCACAGCTCCCCGGAGTACCGGATAGCCCGGGCCATTCTGGATTTGTCAGGGGGCAGCTCGACGGTTACCCTTCCCATGACCAAGGGTGATCTGGCGAGCCAGTTGGGTATGACCCAGGAAACCCTCTCCCGTAAACTCTCCAGCCTCCAGGAGGCAGGATTGATCAATCAGCCCAGCCCCGGGGTTATACGGATCATCGACCGCTCCGGTTTGGAGGCGGTGATTTAA
- a CDS encoding SDR family oxidoreductase, which yields MENSSKIILVTGASSGMGLALSKRLAMDGHRVIMLCRNNQRGKTALQTIRAEVPGSNPELAICDLASLDDIRRFCGDFLTRHSRLDVLVNNAGVILPGRHETLDGFELQFGVNYLGHFLLTNLLLPALKPKGGGPVGRIIIVSSGAHSIGRMYWDDLQLEEHFTVIRAYSRSKLANLLFGYELDRRLEGKGPWVTMLHPGAVATNMGINRETGFGKGITRLLKPFFKTPCQGADTAYYLATSPEVEGISGRYFVNRREKRPAKRALDPKDAAHLWRLSEELTGLAT from the coding sequence ATGGAGAATTCTTCAAAAATCATCCTCGTAACCGGAGCGAGCAGCGGAATGGGGTTGGCCCTCTCTAAACGGCTTGCCATGGATGGGCACCGGGTCATAATGCTTTGCCGGAATAACCAGCGGGGCAAAACTGCTCTCCAAACGATTCGAGCTGAGGTCCCCGGAAGCAATCCGGAACTCGCTATCTGCGACCTGGCCAGTTTGGATGACATCCGGAGGTTTTGTGGTGATTTTCTGACCCGGCACTCCCGGCTGGATGTGTTGGTGAATAATGCCGGGGTGATTTTACCCGGCCGCCACGAAACCCTTGACGGATTTGAACTCCAGTTCGGGGTGAACTACCTGGGACATTTTTTACTCACCAACCTCCTGCTGCCGGCCCTCAAACCCAAGGGCGGCGGTCCTGTTGGACGAATTATTATCGTCAGCTCCGGGGCCCATTCCATCGGAAGGATGTACTGGGACGATCTGCAGCTTGAAGAGCATTTTACGGTCATCCGGGCGTACAGCCGTTCGAAACTGGCTAATTTACTCTTTGGTTACGAACTGGACCGGAGACTGGAAGGAAAGGGGCCATGGGTCACCATGCTCCATCCCGGGGCTGTCGCAACCAACATGGGTATTAACAGAGAGACTGGGTTCGGCAAGGGGATAACCCGCCTATTAAAACCCTTCTTTAAAACACCCTGCCAAGGCGCAGATACCGCCTACTACCTCGCCACCAGCCCCGAGGTGGAGGGTATATCCGGCCGGTATTTCGTAAACCGCCGGGAAAAGCGCCCAGCAAAACGGGCGCTGGACCCCAAGGACGCCGCACACCTCTGGCGTCTCAGCGAGGAGCTGACCGGTCTGGCTACCTAG
- a CDS encoding CPBP family intramembrane glutamic endopeptidase: protein MHLILEYVMVLIPGLVLGGVLLWGLKRNSPLWHLGIFIMVFIFTRDAMTPLGLWRIGSQGGIWLRFYPDPLVLAFLGASGVVLVLLFQVASPALAETVVWFRRRWWTGLLVGLAGALVVAAPLLIYQGLAIPLDERGGMVPRGMIPFLLMVTLGGNFLEEVLFRGYVFGWLTTREEVAPGKAAVLSGVLFSFGHLFLAFTVTDLGIGLLVFTLWEGCLAGVVRWHYGVIPAVVTHGLAIFLLAAGVV, encoded by the coding sequence GTGCACCTAATTCTCGAGTATGTGATGGTTTTGATTCCCGGTCTGGTGTTGGGCGGGGTCCTGCTCTGGGGGCTGAAGAGGAACAGTCCCCTCTGGCACCTGGGTATTTTTATTATGGTTTTTATTTTTACCCGGGATGCCATGACTCCCCTGGGATTGTGGCGGATCGGGAGCCAGGGTGGTATTTGGCTCCGGTTTTACCCCGATCCGCTTGTCCTGGCATTTTTGGGAGCAAGCGGCGTTGTACTGGTTCTTCTGTTTCAGGTGGCTTCACCAGCCTTAGCTGAAACGGTGGTATGGTTTCGAAGGCGGTGGTGGACAGGGCTGCTCGTCGGGCTTGCCGGGGCGCTTGTCGTTGCAGCACCACTGCTTATCTATCAGGGACTCGCTATTCCCCTGGATGAACGGGGCGGCATGGTTCCCCGGGGTATGATCCCATTCTTATTAATGGTTACCCTGGGAGGGAATTTCCTTGAGGAGGTGCTGTTCCGGGGATACGTGTTCGGGTGGCTCACCACCAGGGAGGAGGTGGCCCCGGGGAAGGCTGCGGTTCTCAGCGGGGTCTTGTTCTCCTTCGGACATCTGTTTCTGGCCTTCACGGTAACCGATCTTGGGATAGGGTTACTGGTCTTTACCCTCTGGGAGGGCTGTCTGGCCGGTGTTGTTCGGTGGCACTACGGGGTAATTCCCGCTGTGGTGACCCACGGGCTGGCGATTTTCCTTTTAGCTGCGGGGGTGGTGTAG
- a CDS encoding aldo/keto reductase: protein MEKRKLGRTGITVNPLGMGLWAMGGSGWGHTEDGESLEAINRALEMGVDFFDTADVYGDGHSEELLGRAMKGRRDRFVVGTKIGWKGFDGEAGRSAYTSAQRVMAEVEQNLRRLKTDYIDVLQWHVNFQEPTMEMFIRGCEGLKEQGKIRAYGVSTSDLPYIRAFAQAGNQDTLQIDYSILNRTAEENIFPFCREKGIGTIIRGGLAMGILTGKFSPDSQFEEDDFRSAWQSDPEQHRQYLADLERVEGLRQAFPGENLAQIALGFLLSNRDVSCVIAGAKRVDQLVSNVNAAQKGPLSARELALIDDIVAPGGGRKIWPA, encoded by the coding sequence ATGGAGAAACGGAAGCTTGGACGGACAGGAATTACGGTTAACCCTCTAGGAATGGGGCTTTGGGCTATGGGCGGCAGCGGTTGGGGTCATACCGAGGACGGGGAGTCCCTGGAGGCTATCAACCGGGCCCTGGAGATGGGGGTGGATTTTTTTGATACTGCGGATGTGTATGGAGACGGGCACAGCGAGGAGCTTCTTGGCCGGGCCATGAAGGGCAGACGGGATCGCTTCGTTGTGGGAACGAAGATCGGCTGGAAGGGCTTCGACGGGGAGGCGGGCAGATCTGCCTATACCAGTGCCCAGAGGGTTATGGCCGAGGTGGAACAAAATCTCCGACGGCTCAAGACGGACTACATTGATGTCCTGCAGTGGCATGTGAACTTCCAGGAGCCCACCATGGAGATGTTTATCCGGGGCTGCGAGGGGCTGAAGGAACAGGGAAAGATCCGGGCCTACGGGGTGAGTACCAGCGATCTGCCCTACATTCGGGCCTTTGCCCAAGCCGGGAACCAGGACACTCTTCAGATCGATTACAGTATCCTAAACCGCACTGCCGAAGAGAATATCTTTCCCTTTTGCCGGGAGAAGGGTATCGGCACGATTATCCGGGGCGGTCTGGCTATGGGGATTCTAACGGGCAAGTTCTCCCCTGACTCCCAGTTCGAAGAGGATGATTTCCGGTCAGCCTGGCAGAGCGATCCAGAGCAACATCGGCAGTATCTGGCTGATCTTGAACGGGTAGAGGGTTTGCGTCAGGCCTTTCCCGGAGAGAATCTGGCCCAGATTGCCCTGGGGTTTCTGCTCTCAAACCGGGATGTGAGTTGCGTCATAGCAGGGGCAAAACGGGTGGACCAGCTCGTTTCCAATGTTAACGCCGCCCAGAAAGGACCCCTGTCAGCCCGGGAATTAGCCCTCATCGACGATATTGTCGCTCCAGGCGGCGGCCGGAAAATCTGGCCGGCTTGA